From Amphritea atlantica, a single genomic window includes:
- a CDS encoding helix-turn-helix domain-containing protein — protein sequence MSHLKPRIALLAIPEVAASTLYGMNDVFASAGRDWAALVEGKKGESVLDPRVVSFRGPGPMTLTNGVRIVPDEDDGVVPDVVCVPEVAVAPGAVLTDSHRDEIAWLRRCYEGGAIVATACSGALLLAETGLLNGSEATTHWAYCDALSCYPGVQVHPNRALVVGGEGGRLIMAGGGTSWEDLALYLVARLVSVDEAMHIAKLFLIDWHDVGQLPYAALARGSQVDDAGIAHCQNWIAEHYERSSPVATMIQLSGMTERTFNRRFKLATGMSPIDYVHTLRIEEAKQLLESDDQPVEAIAQDVGYEDAAFFGRLFRRKVGITPLQYRKRFRGLRRALEAT from the coding sequence ATGAGCCACTTAAAACCTCGCATCGCATTACTGGCAATTCCCGAAGTCGCTGCCTCGACACTGTACGGTATGAATGATGTGTTCGCCTCGGCTGGACGCGACTGGGCGGCCTTGGTGGAGGGCAAGAAAGGCGAGTCGGTACTCGATCCGCGAGTGGTGTCCTTCCGAGGGCCAGGGCCTATGACGCTGACCAATGGCGTTCGAATTGTGCCGGATGAGGACGACGGGGTAGTACCGGACGTGGTCTGCGTACCGGAAGTGGCGGTCGCGCCGGGTGCCGTGTTAACCGACTCCCACCGAGATGAAATTGCTTGGTTGCGTCGCTGCTATGAAGGCGGTGCCATAGTTGCCACGGCCTGTTCTGGCGCCCTGCTGCTCGCCGAGACCGGATTGTTAAACGGCAGTGAAGCGACGACTCACTGGGCCTATTGTGACGCCTTGTCATGTTACCCCGGTGTGCAGGTTCACCCGAATCGCGCGCTGGTTGTTGGAGGTGAAGGTGGGCGTCTTATCATGGCCGGCGGCGGCACCTCGTGGGAGGACCTGGCGCTTTATCTGGTGGCACGCTTGGTTAGTGTTGACGAAGCTATGCACATCGCTAAGCTGTTCCTCATCGATTGGCATGATGTCGGTCAGTTACCTTATGCAGCCTTAGCGCGCGGCAGTCAGGTTGATGATGCCGGAATCGCTCACTGCCAAAACTGGATTGCCGAGCACTATGAGCGCTCTTCGCCCGTGGCAACCATGATTCAGCTCAGCGGCATGACCGAACGCACCTTTAACCGGCGTTTCAAACTGGCAACCGGAATGTCGCCTATCGATTATGTGCATACCTTGCGTATTGAGGAAGCAAAGCAGTTACTTGAAAGCGACGACCAACCCGTTGAAGCCATCGCGCAAGATGTTGGTTATGAAGACGCTGCTTTTTTTGGACGGTTATTTCGCCGCAAAGTAGGAATTACACCCCTTCAGTACCGTAAACGTTTT